The following coding sequences lie in one Burkholderia cepacia genomic window:
- a CDS encoding LysR family transcriptional regulator, producing the protein MQQLPDLEAWAIFARVAETGSFAKAADLLGITQPTVSKAIARLEKRLGSMLLYRTSRKLSLTPTGELLRDRAIRLLADAELIEGEASAHALEPHGLVRVNAPMSYGLCNLAPLLPAFLERYPRVDVDLVLTDNFVDIVSGGFDIAIRIAELNDSSLRARRLCAVRRPLVASPAYLDRHGRPTHPSELDQHVCLTYTNIPTPEYWRFRHTTSGDEFGVPVRGRIRANNADVLCPALIAGHGLALQPAFLVWNELQSGALEEVMHDWKIPDINVNLVTPPGMLRAARVTALLDFLVEHLTHAPWALPPV; encoded by the coding sequence ATGCAACAACTTCCCGATCTCGAAGCCTGGGCCATCTTCGCGCGCGTCGCGGAGACCGGTTCGTTCGCCAAGGCCGCCGACCTGCTCGGCATCACGCAACCGACCGTGTCGAAAGCGATCGCGCGCCTCGAAAAACGCCTGGGCTCGATGCTGCTGTACCGCACGTCGCGCAAGCTGTCGCTCACGCCGACCGGCGAACTGCTGCGCGATCGTGCGATCCGGCTGCTCGCCGACGCCGAGCTGATCGAAGGCGAGGCATCCGCGCACGCGCTCGAACCGCACGGCCTGGTGCGCGTGAACGCGCCGATGTCCTACGGCCTGTGCAATCTCGCACCGTTGTTGCCCGCGTTTCTCGAGCGTTATCCGCGCGTCGACGTCGACCTCGTGCTGACCGACAACTTCGTCGACATCGTGTCCGGCGGCTTCGACATCGCGATCCGGATCGCCGAACTGAACGATTCGTCGCTGCGAGCACGCCGCCTGTGCGCGGTACGCCGGCCGCTCGTCGCATCGCCCGCCTATCTCGACCGGCACGGCCGGCCGACCCATCCCAGCGAGCTCGACCAGCACGTGTGCCTGACCTACACGAACATCCCGACACCCGAGTACTGGCGCTTTCGTCATACAACATCGGGCGACGAATTCGGCGTGCCGGTGCGCGGGCGCATCCGCGCCAACAACGCCGACGTCCTGTGTCCCGCGCTGATCGCCGGTCACGGTCTCGCGTTGCAGCCGGCGTTCCTGGTGTGGAATGAGTTGCAAAGCGGCGCGCTCGAGGAAGTGATGCATGACTGGAAAATTCCGGATATCAACGTCAACCTCGTCACGCCGCCCGGCATGCTGCGGGCGGCGCGTGTGACGGCCTTGCTCGACTTTCTCGTCGAGCATCTGACACACGCGCCGTGGGCGCTGCCGCCCGTTTGA
- a CDS encoding DUF1427 family protein, protein MESYVVSLGAGALIGVVYSVIKVRSPAPPLIALVGLAGMLIGVAAVAPVRHWLGF, encoded by the coding sequence ATGGAATCGTATGTTGTTTCATTGGGCGCTGGCGCGTTGATCGGCGTCGTGTACAGCGTGATCAAGGTGCGCTCGCCCGCACCGCCGCTGATTGCGCTGGTCGGGCTGGCCGGCATGCTGATCGGCGTTGCGGCCGTCGCACCGGTCCGTCACTGGCTCGGCTTCTGA
- a CDS encoding amidohydrolase produces the protein MSVTDTQPDLILHNGRITTLDRANPVATAVAIKDGRFVAVGGNADVMPLAGRATKVVDLAGRTVLPGLIDNHTHVIRGGLNYNMELRWDGVPSLAVAMEMLKRQVAVTPAPQWVRVVGGFTEHQFVEKRLPTIEELNAAAPDTPVFILHLYDRALLNAAALRVVGYTKDTPEPPGGTILRDAAGNPTGLLLANPNATILYATLAKGPKLPFEYQYNSTRHFMRELNRLGVTGVIDAGGGSQNYPDDYEVIRKLHDAGEMTIRIAYNLFTQKPNAEKEDFVNWTKSTKYHDGTDYFRNNGAGEMLVFSAADFEDFRVARPDLPAQMEDDLEGVVRVLAQNRWPWRMHATYDETISRALDVFEKVNKDIPLEGLNWFFDHAETVSEKSMDRIAALGGGIAVQHRMAYQGEYFVERYGAQAAEATPPVAKMLDRGLKVSAGTDATRVASYNPWVSLAWLVTGKTVGGLRMYPQRNLLDRETALRMWTEYVTWFSNEEGKKGRISVGQLADLVVPDRDFFACAEDDIADTTALLTVVGGKIVWGAGPFASHDAPIPPAMPDWSPVREFGGYGGWGATQRSGAPLQRAAAAAMCGCANACNVHQHAHAGAWGSALPTSDAKGFWGAFGCSCWAV, from the coding sequence ATGAGCGTTACCGACACTCAACCCGATCTCATCCTGCATAACGGGCGCATCACGACGCTCGATCGTGCGAACCCGGTCGCGACCGCCGTCGCGATCAAGGACGGCCGTTTCGTCGCGGTCGGCGGCAACGCGGACGTCATGCCGCTTGCCGGCCGTGCGACGAAGGTCGTCGACCTGGCCGGCCGCACCGTGCTGCCGGGTCTGATCGACAACCATACGCACGTGATTCGCGGTGGTTTGAACTACAACATGGAGCTGCGCTGGGATGGCGTGCCGTCGCTCGCGGTCGCGATGGAGATGCTCAAGCGGCAGGTCGCTGTTACACCCGCGCCGCAGTGGGTACGCGTGGTCGGCGGCTTCACCGAACACCAATTCGTCGAGAAACGTCTGCCGACGATCGAGGAACTCAACGCGGCCGCGCCCGATACGCCGGTGTTCATCCTGCACCTGTACGATCGTGCGCTGCTGAACGCGGCAGCGCTGCGCGTGGTCGGCTACACGAAAGACACGCCCGAGCCGCCGGGCGGTACGATCCTGCGCGACGCCGCGGGCAACCCGACCGGGCTCTTGCTCGCGAACCCGAATGCGACGATCCTGTACGCGACGCTCGCGAAGGGGCCGAAGCTGCCGTTCGAATACCAGTACAACTCGACACGCCACTTCATGCGCGAACTGAACCGTCTCGGCGTGACCGGCGTGATCGATGCGGGTGGCGGTTCGCAGAATTACCCCGACGATTACGAAGTGATCCGCAAGCTGCATGACGCGGGCGAGATGACGATCCGGATTGCTTACAACCTGTTCACGCAGAAGCCGAACGCGGAGAAGGAAGACTTCGTGAACTGGACCAAGAGCACGAAGTATCACGACGGCACCGACTATTTCCGCAACAACGGCGCGGGCGAGATGCTGGTGTTTTCGGCGGCCGACTTCGAGGACTTCCGTGTCGCGCGCCCGGACCTGCCGGCGCAGATGGAAGACGATCTCGAAGGTGTCGTGCGCGTGCTCGCGCAGAACCGCTGGCCGTGGCGCATGCATGCGACCTATGACGAAACGATCAGCCGCGCGCTCGACGTGTTCGAGAAGGTCAACAAGGATATCCCGCTCGAAGGCCTGAACTGGTTCTTCGATCACGCGGAAACCGTTTCCGAAAAGTCGATGGACCGGATTGCGGCGCTGGGCGGTGGCATCGCGGTGCAGCACCGGATGGCGTACCAGGGCGAATACTTCGTCGAGCGCTACGGCGCGCAGGCGGCCGAAGCGACGCCGCCTGTCGCAAAGATGCTCGACAGGGGGCTCAAGGTATCGGCCGGTACCGATGCGACACGCGTCGCGTCGTACAACCCGTGGGTGTCGCTCGCATGGCTCGTGACGGGCAAGACGGTCGGTGGCTTGCGCATGTATCCGCAACGCAATCTGCTCGATCGCGAGACCGCGCTGCGCATGTGGACCGAGTACGTGACGTGGTTCTCGAACGAGGAAGGCAAGAAAGGGCGTATCTCGGTCGGGCAGCTTGCCGACCTGGTGGTCCCGGATCGCGATTTCTTCGCGTGCGCTGAAGACGATATCGCCGACACGACCGCGCTGCTGACCGTGGTGGGCGGCAAGATCGTATGGGGCGCGGGCCCATTCGCATCGCACGATGCGCCGATTCCGCCCGCGATGCCGGACTGGTCGCCGGTGCGCGAGTTTGGCGGTTACGGCGGCTGGGGCGCGACGCAGCGCAGCGGCGCACCGCTGCAGCGTGCGGCCGCCGCCGCGATGTGCGGTTGCGCGAACGCGTGCAACGTGCACCAGCATGCGCACGCGGGCGCGTGGGGTAGCGCATTGCCGACGTCGGACGCGAAGGGCTTCTGGGGCGCGTTCGGCTGTTCGTGCTGGGCGGTCTGA
- a CDS encoding DoxX family protein → MATSTNRGGVDNPAWVHALLAQPWVLPLVRLALVSAYLIGGVAKALDFDGAVAEQAHFGLHPAALWAALAIAVEIGGSLCVVFRRFTWLGAGALAMLTFVAMVVANDFWNHTGAERFMTLNSFFEHLGLIAALVLATLLADAQHTAEDGRTTR, encoded by the coding sequence ATGGCCACCTCGACCAACCGCGGCGGCGTCGACAATCCGGCATGGGTCCATGCGCTGCTGGCGCAGCCCTGGGTCCTGCCGCTCGTGCGACTCGCGCTGGTGTCGGCCTATCTGATCGGCGGGGTCGCGAAGGCGCTGGATTTCGACGGCGCGGTTGCCGAGCAGGCGCACTTCGGCCTGCATCCGGCCGCGCTGTGGGCGGCGCTCGCGATCGCGGTCGAGATCGGCGGTTCTCTGTGCGTGGTGTTTCGCCGCTTCACGTGGCTCGGCGCCGGCGCCCTCGCCATGCTGACGTTCGTCGCGATGGTGGTGGCGAACGATTTCTGGAACCACACGGGCGCCGAACGCTTCATGACGCTCAACAGCTTTTTCGAGCATCTCGGGCTGATCGCCGCACTCGTGCTCGCGACGCTGCTCGCCGATGCGCAGCACACGGCCGAAGATGGTCGTACCACTCGATGA
- a CDS encoding glyoxalase, with protein sequence MKTIRSALLALTIAAGLVAAPAAYAKPPVPPAATPTLAVGPQYDTTHVYVAPEDFDRFADSFVATFGGSKSKQGVFQVTPTPSQTMSQLVFTPSGTISVFGFKTPTPWPFGAERTGYLVTDMDAAMKVAREHGAEVIVDTFPDPIGRDAVIAWTGGVKMQLYWHTQAPKYDALQTIPENRVYVSPQSVRKFVHDFVKFSNGKVVSDDLKAPGIEIGRPNDTYRRIRITSGFGKMTVLVTDGHLPYPYGHEMTGYEVPDLAATLKKAQAAGVNVLVPSYTADGRDAAMVQFPGGYVAEIHAGAAR encoded by the coding sequence ATGAAAACGATTCGTTCCGCCTTGCTCGCGCTGACGATCGCCGCCGGCCTCGTCGCGGCGCCGGCGGCGTATGCGAAGCCGCCCGTGCCGCCGGCCGCTACGCCGACGCTGGCCGTCGGGCCGCAATACGACACGACGCACGTGTACGTGGCGCCCGAGGATTTCGATCGCTTCGCCGACAGCTTCGTCGCGACCTTCGGCGGCAGCAAGTCGAAGCAGGGCGTGTTCCAGGTCACGCCGACCCCGAGCCAGACGATGTCGCAACTCGTTTTCACGCCGTCCGGCACGATCTCCGTGTTCGGCTTCAAGACGCCCACGCCCTGGCCGTTCGGCGCGGAGCGCACGGGGTATCTCGTCACCGACATGGACGCGGCGATGAAGGTGGCGCGCGAGCACGGCGCGGAAGTGATCGTCGACACCTTCCCCGATCCGATCGGCCGCGACGCGGTGATCGCATGGACGGGCGGCGTGAAGATGCAGCTTTACTGGCACACGCAGGCACCGAAGTACGACGCGTTGCAGACGATCCCCGAGAATCGCGTGTATGTGTCGCCGCAGAGCGTGCGCAAGTTCGTCCATGATTTCGTCAAGTTCTCGAACGGCAAGGTGGTGTCCGACGATCTCAAGGCGCCCGGCATCGAGATCGGCCGGCCGAACGACACCTATCGCCGTATTCGCATCACGTCGGGCTTCGGCAAGATGACCGTGCTCGTGACGGATGGCCATCTGCCTTATCCGTACGGGCACGAGATGACCGGCTATGAAGTGCCGGATCTGGCCGCGACGCTGAAGAAGGCGCAGGCCGCGGGCGTGAACGTGCTCGTGCCGTCGTACACGGCGGACGGGCGTGACGCGGCGATGGTCCAGTTCCCGGGCGGCTACGTCGCCGAGATCCACGCGGGCGCGGCACGATGA
- a CDS encoding YoaK family protein: protein MKHEDTILAAVAGFVDTLSFVALFGLFTAHVTGNFVLIGAGAAGFGQGILLKLSVFPAFVCGVVASSLIARAYSGRPAWQGARALHAVQGVLLLGFCAAGVWASPVTQSDSLPVLLAGIVGTFAMGIQNAHPRVIARAGVPNTVMTGNVTQAILDVVDLLSAGTSDSVRSAARARFAKMWPAIVAFALGASAGALGFRHIGFWALLAPAGALAVLAACAGMAARNTAQEHA, encoded by the coding sequence ATGAAGCACGAAGACACGATCCTTGCCGCGGTGGCCGGCTTCGTCGACACGCTGAGTTTCGTCGCGCTGTTCGGCTTGTTCACCGCACACGTGACCGGCAACTTCGTGCTGATCGGCGCCGGCGCCGCGGGGTTCGGCCAGGGCATCCTGCTGAAGCTCAGCGTGTTTCCCGCGTTCGTGTGCGGCGTCGTCGCGAGCAGCCTGATCGCACGCGCGTATTCCGGGCGGCCTGCATGGCAGGGCGCGCGTGCGCTCCATGCGGTCCAGGGCGTGCTGCTGCTCGGGTTCTGTGCGGCCGGCGTGTGGGCGTCGCCCGTCACGCAATCCGACAGCCTGCCGGTGCTGCTGGCCGGCATCGTCGGCACGTTCGCGATGGGCATCCAGAACGCCCATCCGCGCGTGATCGCGCGGGCCGGCGTGCCGAACACGGTGATGACCGGCAATGTCACGCAGGCGATCCTCGACGTCGTCGATCTGCTGTCCGCCGGCACGTCCGACAGCGTGCGCAGCGCTGCACGCGCGCGCTTCGCGAAGATGTGGCCGGCGATCGTCGCGTTCGCGCTCGGCGCGTCGGCCGGTGCGCTGGGTTTTCGGCATATCGGGTTCTGGGCGCTGCTTGCACCGGCCGGTGCGCTCGCGGTGCTGGCGGCTTGCGCGGGGATGGCCGCCCGCAACACCGCGCAGGAGCACGCATGA
- a CDS encoding alginate export family protein, whose product MPRMGRLDRVARASVVAGLLLAGADAAYAETAAPPAAAGSTPAATCTAKRPTVLFNRWQEDWSVLANPCVPRAPLDGLKYIPLGNDPASYLSLGVNLRERLETNDAPLFGIGSAQSDTYLIQRVEVHADAHLGQHWQFFVQLQDDRAFGKNTITPVDKNPLDLEQAFATYTGALGGGTFKFRVGRQEMAFDLQRFIAARDGPNVRQAFDAVWADYEYQKWRFIGYATQPVQNRTVSAFDDVSNRDLTFSGVRFERQSVGPGDLSGYWSRYNRSNARFLDASGAERRDVWDLRYTGTQGRFDWDLETMLQTGTVGSSSIRAWAVGSIAGYRLDAPWSPRVALQVDAASGDRHPHDGRVGTFNPLFPNGYYFTLAGFTGYSNLIHVKPSVTLKPSSNLSLLGALGFQWRETTGDAVYQQGNAVVPGTAGKGGLWTGMYVQLRADWTIAANLIGAIEAVHFQVGDAIRQAGGHNADYAGVELKYGW is encoded by the coding sequence ATGCCACGGATGGGGCGCCTCGACCGGGTTGCCCGCGCGTCGGTCGTCGCGGGGCTGCTGCTCGCGGGCGCCGATGCGGCGTACGCGGAAACCGCGGCGCCACCGGCGGCGGCCGGCAGCACGCCCGCCGCGACCTGCACGGCCAAGCGGCCGACCGTGCTGTTCAACCGTTGGCAGGAAGACTGGTCGGTGCTCGCGAATCCATGCGTGCCGCGCGCGCCGCTCGACGGGTTGAAATACATCCCGCTCGGCAACGATCCGGCCTCCTATCTGTCGCTCGGCGTGAACCTGCGCGAGCGCCTCGAGACCAACGACGCGCCGCTGTTCGGCATCGGCTCCGCGCAATCGGATACCTACCTGATCCAGCGCGTCGAAGTGCATGCCGACGCGCATCTCGGCCAGCACTGGCAGTTCTTCGTGCAGTTGCAGGACGACCGCGCATTCGGCAAGAACACGATTACGCCCGTCGACAAGAACCCGCTCGATCTCGAACAGGCGTTCGCGACCTACACGGGGGCGCTCGGCGGCGGCACGTTCAAGTTCCGCGTCGGCCGGCAGGAGATGGCGTTCGACTTGCAGCGCTTCATCGCCGCGCGCGATGGCCCGAACGTGCGGCAGGCGTTCGATGCGGTGTGGGCCGACTACGAGTACCAGAAGTGGCGCTTCATCGGATACGCGACGCAGCCGGTGCAGAACCGCACCGTGTCCGCGTTCGACGACGTGTCGAACCGCGATCTCACGTTCAGCGGCGTGCGCTTCGAGCGGCAGTCGGTCGGGCCCGGCGACCTGTCGGGCTACTGGTCGCGCTACAACCGCAGCAATGCGCGCTTTCTCGATGCGAGCGGCGCCGAGCGGCGCGACGTATGGGACCTGCGTTATACCGGTACGCAGGGCCGCTTCGACTGGGACCTCGAAACGATGTTGCAGACGGGCACGGTCGGCAGCAGCTCGATCCGGGCATGGGCGGTGGGCTCGATCGCCGGCTACCGGCTCGACGCGCCGTGGTCGCCGCGCGTCGCGCTGCAGGTCGATGCGGCGTCGGGCGACCGGCATCCGCACGACGGCCGTGTCGGCACCTTCAATCCGCTGTTTCCGAACGGCTATTACTTCACGCTGGCCGGCTTCACGGGCTACTCGAACCTGATCCATGTGAAGCCGTCCGTGACGCTGAAGCCGTCGTCGAACCTGTCGCTGCTTGGCGCGCTCGGTTTCCAGTGGCGCGAGACGACCGGCGACGCGGTCTACCAGCAGGGCAACGCGGTCGTGCCGGGCACGGCAGGCAAGGGCGGGTTGTGGACGGGGATGTACGTGCAGCTGCGTGCGGACTGGACGATCGCCGCGAACCTGATCGGTGCGATCGAGGCCGTGCATTTCCAGGTCGGCGATGCGATCCGGCAGGCGGGCGGGCACAACGCCGATTACGCCGGCGTCGAGCTGAAGTACGGCTGGTAA
- a CDS encoding acid phosphatase: MKNHAWIRFTPIAVAAAAALTACGGDDVQQQGLSTVKNVVVIYAENRSFDNLYGNFPGANGLQNVTAASAQQKDRNGQPLATLPKVWGGLTAKGVTPAVTEAMTANLPNAPFAIDDPSGFNTPMSVTTRDLYHRFYENQMQINGGKNDMFAAWADSGGLVMGHYTPDATKLPLWKIAQQFTLADNFFMGAFGGSFLNHQYLICACAPFYANADKSPAAGSISAVAADGKSLQLATNSPASALDGIPKFVNSGNLTPDFYAINTMQPPYQPSGNKAASGGDPNLADPSAASTMPPQSQQNIGDLMTSAGVSWAWYGGAWNQALQAAQSGTANVIYGPNMTAPNFQPHHQPFNYYANQAPGSTSRAQHLLDGGTDGSEFIKAIDAGTLPQVAFYKPQGNLNEHAGYTDVSSGDQHIANVIAHLQASPQWKNMVVVVTYDENGGFWDHVSPPKGDRWGPGTRIPALIVSPFSKKGFVDHTQYDTASILRFITRRFSLPRLAGLQQRDDALKANGGQPMGDLTNALALSPNL, from the coding sequence ATGAAAAACCACGCCTGGATTCGCTTTACACCGATCGCCGTTGCGGCGGCGGCCGCCCTCACCGCCTGCGGCGGCGACGACGTGCAGCAGCAAGGCCTGTCGACGGTGAAGAACGTCGTCGTGATCTATGCGGAAAACCGCAGCTTCGACAACCTGTACGGCAACTTCCCGGGCGCGAACGGCCTGCAGAACGTGACCGCGGCCAGCGCACAGCAGAAGGACCGCAACGGCCAGCCGCTCGCGACGCTGCCGAAGGTCTGGGGCGGCCTGACCGCGAAGGGCGTGACGCCCGCCGTGACGGAAGCGATGACGGCGAACCTGCCGAACGCGCCGTTCGCGATCGACGACCCGAGCGGTTTCAACACGCCGATGAGCGTGACGACGCGCGACCTGTATCACCGCTTCTACGAGAACCAGATGCAGATCAACGGCGGCAAGAACGACATGTTCGCCGCATGGGCCGACTCGGGCGGCCTCGTGATGGGCCATTACACGCCCGACGCGACGAAGCTGCCGCTGTGGAAGATCGCGCAGCAGTTCACGCTGGCCGACAACTTCTTCATGGGCGCGTTCGGCGGCTCGTTCCTGAATCACCAGTATCTGATCTGCGCATGCGCGCCGTTCTACGCGAACGCGGACAAGAGCCCGGCCGCCGGCTCGATCTCGGCCGTCGCCGCCGACGGCAAGTCGCTGCAACTCGCGACCAACTCGCCGGCGTCCGCGCTCGACGGCATTCCGAAGTTCGTGAACTCGGGCAACCTGACGCCGGACTTCTACGCGATCAACACGATGCAGCCGCCGTATCAGCCGAGCGGCAACAAGGCCGCGTCGGGCGGCGATCCGAACCTCGCCGACCCGTCGGCCGCGTCGACGATGCCGCCGCAGTCGCAGCAGAACATCGGCGACCTGATGACCAGCGCCGGCGTGTCGTGGGCGTGGTACGGCGGCGCGTGGAACCAGGCGCTGCAGGCCGCGCAGAGCGGCACGGCGAACGTGATCTACGGCCCGAACATGACGGCGCCGAACTTCCAGCCGCACCACCAGCCGTTCAACTACTACGCGAACCAGGCACCGGGCAGCACGAGCCGCGCACAGCACTTGCTGGACGGCGGCACCGACGGCAGCGAGTTCATCAAGGCAATCGACGCGGGCACGCTGCCGCAAGTCGCGTTCTACAAGCCGCAGGGCAACCTGAACGAACACGCGGGCTACACGGACGTGTCGAGCGGCGACCAGCACATCGCGAACGTGATCGCGCACCTGCAGGCGAGCCCGCAGTGGAAGAACATGGTCGTGGTCGTCACGTACGACGAAAACGGCGGCTTCTGGGATCACGTGTCGCCGCCGAAGGGCGACCGCTGGGGCCCGGGCACGCGTATTCCGGCACTGATCGTGTCGCCGTTCTCGAAGAAGGGTTTCGTCGACCACACGCAGTACGACACCGCGTCGATCCTGCGCTTCATCACGCGCCGCTTCTCGCTGCCGCGCCTCGCGGGCCTGCAACAGCGCGACGACGCGCTCAAGGCGAACGGCGGCCAGCCGATGGGCGACCTGACCAACGCACTGGCGCTGTCGCCGAACCTGTAA
- a CDS encoding cytochrome c peroxidase, with protein sequence MKPRQPTAGAFARSWLHLTGAFALAATLVTLAGCDGQPGAGTPATPAASAASASGAANLVASATVAANGAVVATNQPQTRAQVYEGVRRMTALGKQLFFDPTLSGSGKLACASCHSPDHAFGPPNALAVQLGGDDMKHPGFRAVPSLKYLQGVPQFTEHFHDSDDEGDESVDAGPTGGLTWDGRVDTGAEQARIPLTSPFEMNSSPAKVAQAVKAAPYADEFRAVFGVKVLDDDAATFKAVLRALETFEQTPELFSPYTSKYDAYLAGHAQLTPAELRGLQLFNDEKKGNCASCHISQRALDGTPPQFSDFGLIAIAVPRNRALPVNRDPRFHDLGACGPERTDLKGRDEFCGLFRTPSLRNVALRKTFFHNGVYHTLEDVMRFYVERDIHPEKFYPVVHGKVQIYDDLPKRYWPNINREAPFDRKRGEQPALNAAEIKDVIAFLGTLTDGYQQTAAPAGH encoded by the coding sequence ATGAAGCCTCGCCAACCGACAGCCGGCGCGTTCGCGCGTTCGTGGCTGCATCTCACCGGCGCGTTTGCGCTGGCCGCCACGCTCGTCACCCTTGCCGGCTGTGACGGACAGCCCGGTGCCGGTACGCCGGCCACACCGGCCGCGAGCGCGGCGAGTGCGTCGGGCGCCGCGAATCTGGTTGCGTCCGCAACGGTTGCCGCGAACGGCGCCGTGGTCGCGACGAACCAGCCGCAGACGCGCGCGCAAGTTTACGAAGGCGTGCGCCGGATGACGGCGCTCGGCAAGCAACTTTTCTTCGACCCTACGCTGTCAGGTTCCGGCAAGCTCGCGTGCGCGTCGTGTCACAGCCCCGATCACGCGTTCGGCCCGCCCAATGCGCTGGCCGTGCAGTTGGGCGGCGATGACATGAAGCATCCCGGCTTTCGCGCGGTGCCGTCGCTGAAGTACCTGCAGGGCGTGCCGCAGTTCACCGAGCACTTCCACGATTCCGACGACGAAGGCGACGAGAGCGTCGATGCAGGCCCGACGGGCGGCCTCACGTGGGACGGCCGCGTCGATACGGGCGCCGAGCAGGCGCGCATTCCGCTGACTTCGCCGTTCGAGATGAACAGTTCGCCCGCGAAGGTCGCGCAGGCCGTGAAGGCCGCGCCGTATGCGGACGAGTTCCGCGCGGTGTTCGGCGTGAAGGTGCTCGACGACGATGCGGCCACGTTCAAGGCCGTGCTGCGCGCGCTTGAAACCTTCGAGCAGACGCCCGAACTGTTCTCGCCGTACACGAGCAAGTACGACGCGTATCTCGCAGGCCATGCACAGCTCACGCCGGCCGAACTGCGCGGGCTGCAATTGTTCAACGACGAGAAGAAGGGCAATTGCGCGAGCTGCCACATCAGCCAGCGTGCGCTCGACGGCACGCCGCCGCAGTTCAGCGATTTCGGGCTGATCGCGATCGCGGTGCCGCGCAACCGCGCGCTGCCCGTCAACCGCGACCCGCGCTTCCACGATCTCGGCGCGTGCGGCCCCGAGCGCACCGACCTGAAGGGCCGTGACGAATTCTGCGGGCTGTTCCGCACACCGTCGCTGCGCAATGTCGCGCTGCGCAAGACCTTCTTCCACAATGGCGTCTATCACACGCTCGAGGACGTGATGCGCTTCTACGTCGAGCGCGACATCCATCCGGAGAAGTTCTACCCGGTCGTGCACGGCAAGGTTCAGATTTACGACGACCTGCCGAAGCGCTACTGGCCGAACATCAACCGCGAAGCGCCGTTCGACCGCAAGCGTGGCGAGCAGCCGGCGCTGAACGCGGCCGAGATCAAGGACGTGATCGCATTCCTCGGCACGCTGACTGACGGATATCAGCAGACGGCCGCGCCGGCAGGGCACTAG
- a CDS encoding NUDIX hydrolase, whose protein sequence is MRRGGAPRTVSCGVVILDAAGRVFLAHATDTSHWDIPKGQGEPGETPVDAALRELLEETGIEFAPARLLDLGRFAYRHDKDLHLFAVRVADGEIDPAHCTCTSLFPSRRDGSMIPEMDAYRWTVPGDLDAYASRSLARLFRTKLSLVELHRRLSGG, encoded by the coding sequence ATGAGGCGGGGCGGCGCGCCGCGCACGGTGTCGTGCGGCGTCGTGATCCTCGATGCTGCCGGTCGCGTGTTCCTCGCGCATGCGACGGATACCTCGCACTGGGACATCCCGAAGGGGCAGGGCGAGCCTGGCGAGACGCCGGTCGACGCCGCGCTGCGCGAGCTGCTGGAGGAAACCGGCATCGAATTCGCGCCGGCCAGGCTGCTCGATCTCGGTCGCTTTGCGTACCGGCACGACAAGGACCTGCACCTGTTCGCGGTGCGGGTGGCCGACGGCGAGATCGATCCCGCGCACTGCACGTGCACGTCGCTGTTCCCGAGCCGTCGCGACGGCTCGATGATTCCCGAGATGGATGCGTACCGCTGGACCGTGCCGGGCGACCTCGACGCGTATGCGAGCCGCAGCCTTGCGCGGCTGTTTCGCACGAAGCTGTCGCTGGTGGAGCTGCATCGGCGATTGTCGGGCGGGTGA